The following are from one region of the Aspergillus luchuensis IFO 4308 DNA, chromosome 4, nearly complete sequence genome:
- a CDS encoding carboxymuconolactone decarboxylase family protein (COG:S;~EggNog:ENOG410PX61;~InterPro:IPR029032): MFIIPKPRSKPYLFKLKSIQSRKMRLPYAPSTPPDPTDLPTTEIYSRIAARRHPRPLIPLDLSLLHSPPVADGWNSFLGAIRTQTIIDGGLLELAVCRVAVLTNAIYEWNAHAPLALKGGIKGVELGAVRTLPSLAEGDAKAEEELKGSQLTDLQKAVVRYVDEMTRTVKVQDSTFEKLKEVGLTDREIVELTTGVAGYNCVSRVLVALDVGENNAKEMRSVDDLVADLERK, from the exons ATGTTTATCATCCCCAAACCCCGATCCAAACCCTACCTTTTCAAACT taAATCAATACAATCACGAAAAATGCGTCTCCCCTAcgccccttccacccccccGGACCCCACcgacctccccaccaccgaAATCTACTCCCGCATCGCCGCCCGCCGGCATCCCCGccccctcatccccctcGACCTCTCCCTGCTTCATTCCCCTCCCGTCGCCGACGGCTGGAACAGCTTCCTCGGCGCGATCCGCACCCAGACCATCATCGACGGCGGATTACTCGAGTTGGCGGTGTGTCGCGTCGCGGTACTCACGAATGCCATTTACGAGTGGAATGCGCATGCGCCGTTGGCGCTGAAGGGCGGGATTAAGGGGGTGGAGTTGGGTGCGGTGCGGACACTTCCCTCTCTGGCTGAGGGAGATgcgaaggcggaggaggagttgaaggGAAGTCAATTGACGGATCTGCAGAAGGCGGTGGTGCGGTATGTGGATGAGATGACGCGGACGGTGAAAGTGCAGGATAGTACGtttgagaagttgaaggaggtgGGGTTAACGGATCGGGAGATTGTTGAATTGACGACGGGCGTGGCGGGGTATAATTGTGTGAGTCGGGTGTTGGTTGCGCTGGATGTGGGGGAGAATAATGcgaaggagatgaggagTGTGGATGATTTGGTGGCGGATCTTGAGAGGAAGTGA
- a CDS encoding putative 2-ketogluconate transporter (COG:G;~EggNog:ENOG410QDJA;~InterPro:IPR020846,IPR011701,IPR036259;~PFAM:PF07690;~TransMembrane:12 (i85-110o122-140i152-169o181-202i214-235o247-266i314-339o351-371i378-398o410-430i442-463o469-495i);~go_function: GO:0022857 - transmembrane transporter activity [Evidence IEA];~go_process: GO:0055085 - transmembrane transport [Evidence IEA]) codes for MSMENINSMPAGGPDSKGASTAVEDHKATQDVSHVERVLSPTDKLKDPIDAARVDNEVLEYATRGQIEVDEAESRRLRRMIDRRVLVIMIVTYFLQALDKGTMSFASIMGIRDDAHLVGQEYSWLTTCIYIAVLIVEYPTNWIIQRVRIAKYLGFNIVCWGTILALHSACHNFAGLVTVRTLLGIFEAACQPSFVVLSGMWYKREEQASTVTFWYMMNGGQQIVGGLLAYCFSLIGSDRALKSWQALFLTYGCISVLWGLFVVWWMPDSPMRAKCFTEEDKHKMVERVRANQTGLQNKKFRAYQMWEAFRDPQMYCYCAIQIFTTLPTSGLGAFANIIISGFNFTELQTQLLAMVLGFYIIIVLLTSAWLVKRYQQNLLVMLGFIIPSFVGTIVLMTVQNHSLSTKVGLLISYYITLSFWSAQNLGLSMVTRNIAGATKKSTVVAATFVSWAVGNAIGPQVFLDRDAPRYFIAFGVHLGCYSAMTLAVIFLRFYLIRENKKKDKAMTEMGISLEGEDHLARAFEDRTDRENIHFRYIY; via the exons ATGTCTATGGAGAATATTAACTCGATGCCCGCGGGCGGGCCTGACTCCAAAGGAGCTTCCACAGCTGTGGAGGATCACAAGGCGACTCAAGATGTCTCCCATGTCGAGCGGGTGCTCTCCCCCACCGACAAACTCAAGGACCCGATCGATGCTGCTCGTGTCGATAATGAGGTGCTGGAGTATGCCACCCGCGGCCAGATCGAGGTCGATGAAGCCGAGAGTCGGCGTCTTCGCCGTATGATTGATCGTCGTGTGTTGGTCATCATGATCGTGACGTATTTTCTGCAGGCGCTGGATAAGGGTACCATGTCGTTTGCTTCCATCATGGGCATTCGCGACGATGCTCATCTTGTGGGACAGGAG TACTCCTGGCTCACAACCTGCATCTACATCGCCGTCCTGATCGTCGAATACCCTACCAACTGGATCATCCAACGCGTCCGCATCGCCAAATACCTCGGCTTCAATATCGTCTGCTGGGGCACAATTCTAGCCCTGCACTCGGCATGCCACAACTTCGCCGGTCTAGTGACCGTGCGTACTCTGCTTGGTATCTTCGAAGCTGCCTGTCAGCCTTCCTTTGTTGTACTCTCCGGCATGTGGTATAAGCGAGAAGAACAAGCCTCCACCGTCACCTTCTG GTACATGATGAATGGCGGCCAACAAATCGTCGGTGGTCTCCTAGCCTACTGCTTCAGTCTAATCGGCTCCGACCGCGCGCTCAAATCCTGGCAAGCGCTCTTCCTCACCTACGGCTGCATTTCCGTGCTCTGGGGCCTCTTCGTGGTCTGGTGGATGCCTGACTCCCCGATGCGCGCCAAGTGCTTTACCGAAGAGGACAAACACAAGATGGTTGAGCGTGTGCGCGCCAACCAGACCGGACTGCAGAACAAGAAGTTCCGCGCGTACCAGATGTGGGAAGCATTCCGGGATCCGCAGATGTACTGCTATTGCGCGATTCAGATCTTTACCACGCTGCCCACAAGTGGACTGGGAGCGTTTGCGAATATCATCATTAGTGGGTTCAACTTTACGGAGTTGCAGACGCAGTTGTTGGCGATGGTTCTGGGCTTTTACATTATTATTGTGCTGTTGACGAGTGCGTGGTTGGTCAAGAGATATCAGCAGAACTTGCTGGTGATGCTGGGATTCATCATTCC ATCTTTCGTCGGAACCATCGTCCTCATGACGGTGCAAAACCACTCCCTTAGCACCAAAGTCGGCCTGCTCATCAGCTACTACATCACACTCTCGTTCTGGTCTGCGCAGAACCTGGGCTTGTCCATGGTGACGAGAAACATTGCCGGCGCTACTAAGAAGTCAACTGTTGTGGCTGCGACGTTTGTTTCTTGGGCTGTCGGGAACGCCATCG GCCCCCAAGTATTCCTCGATCGCGACGCCCCGCGGTACTTCATTGCCTTCGGCGTGCACCTCGGCTGCTACTCCGCCATGACACTGGCGGTGATCTTCCTGCGCTTCTACCTGATCCGggaaaacaagaagaaagacaaggcAATGACGGAGATGGGCATATCCCTAGAGGGCGAGGACCATCTAGCGAGGGCGTTCGAGGACAGGACAGACCGCGAGAATATCCactttagatatatatactag
- a CDS encoding glycoside hydrolase family 88/105 protein (CAZy:GH105;~COG:S;~EggNog:ENOG410PGQV;~InterPro:IPR008928,IPR012341,IPR010905;~PFAM:PF07470;~go_process: GO:0005975 - carbohydrate metabolic process [Evidence IEA]) — protein MDSTSPPAVRSKIDLLITNLVNIQDKTGQFLLPLADGRIIDTKSWHGWEWTHGIGLYGIWKYYEMTGSPHLLQIIEDWFAARFAEGGTTKNINTMAVFLTLAYVYEKTKNPVYLPWLDSWAEWAMHELPRTKQGGMQHATYLTENYQQLWDDTLMMTVMPLAKIGKLLNRPEYVEEAKRQTLVHVKYLVDTSTGLWFHGWTFEEGGHNFARARWARGNSWVMMVIPEFVELLELKETDPIRLFLLDTLEAQCEALMGLQEELGFWHTLLDHPDSYVEASATAGFAYGILKAVRKRYLPKKYRVVAEKAVQAVLGAVDETGELQQTSFGTGMGDSLEFYKKIPLTAMPYGQAMAIMALGEYLRGFL, from the coding sequence ATGGATTCTACATCTCCTCCCGCTGTCAGGTCCAAAATtgacctcctcatcaccaacctcgTCAACATCCAAGACAAAACCGgtcaattcctcctccccctcgccGATGGCCGCATTATCGATACCAAGTCCTGGCATGGCTGGGAGTGGACACATGGTATCGGCCTCTATGGTATTTGGAAATACTACGAGATGACCGGCTCCCCACACCTCCTCCAGATTATCGAGGATTGGTTCGCCGCCCGTTTCGCCGAAGGCGGCACCACTAAGAACATCAACACAATGGCCGTCTTCCTTACGCTGGCATACGTATACGAGAAGACGAAAAACCCCGTCTACCTTCCGTGGCTGGATTCATGGGCTGAGTGGGCCATGCATGAACTCCCACGCACCAAGCAGGGCGGAATGCAGCATGCTACATACCTCACGGAGAATTACCAGCAGTTGTGGGACGATACGTTGATGATGACCGTGATGCCGTTAGCGAAAATTGGAAAGTTGCTGAATCGGCCAGAGTATGTTGAGGAGGCCAAGCGTCAGACGTTGGTGCACGTAAAATACTTGGTGGATACGAGCACCGGGCTGTGGTTTCATGGCTGGACATTCGAGGAAGGAGGACATAACTTTGCTCGGGCGAGATGGGCGCGCGGTAATAgttgggtgatgatggttatCCCAGAGTTTGTTGAGTTGTTGGAACTGAAGGAGACAGATCCCATTCGCCTGTTCTTGTTGGATACGTTAGAGGCCCAATGCGAGGCATTAATGGGCCtgcaggaggaattgggcTTTTGGCACACCCTGCTTGACCATCCCGATTCGTACGTCGAGGCCTCCGCCACGGCAGGCTTTGCATATGGTATCCTCAAGGCTGTTAGGAAGAGGTATCTGCCAAAGAAGTATCGGGTAGTTGCAGAGAAGGCCGTTCAGGCAGTGTTGGGCGCCGTTGATGAGACTGGAGAACTCCAGCAGACGAGCTTTGGCACCGGCATGGGAGATTCTTTGGAATTCTATAAGAAGATTCCCTTGACAGCCATGCCATACGGACAGgccatggccatcatggcgcTGGGCGAGTATCTCCGGGGATTCCTATAG
- a CDS encoding uncharacterized protein (COG:S;~EggNog:ENOG410PYZ0;~InterPro:IPR036047;~go_function: GO:0005515 - protein binding [Evidence IEA]), which yields MESPHQIFLIPEVLEQVLVKLDATTLLLSQRVCHLWNSLIKTSPTLQRALFFRPERQSPTEEHNPRRTTNPFMDKLLKYFVSNFRSVNSTQDSSNWLRPFMPLQTTNYPRLGRNHPYSRPEASWREMLLDQPPTPSIAVRDDLMPLRPFGVLCEERKSVLRLKHLETLVQSSVVPRIGLMFTKIFGKSSHLYHA from the exons ATGGAATCACCACACCAGATATTCCTCATCCCTGAGGTACTAGAACAAGTCCTCGTGAAGCTTGACGCAAccaccctccttctctcccaaCGCGTCTGCCATCTCTGGAACTCACTCATCAAGACATCTCCGACCCTCCAAAGAGCCTTATTCTTCCGCCCTGAAAGGCAGTCACCAACCGAAGAGCATAATCCCAGGCGCACCACAAACCCGTTCATGGACAAGCTCCTGAAGTACTTCGTCAGCAACTTTAGATCAGTCAACAGCACACAAGATAGCAGCAACTGGCTTCGCCCATTCATGCCCCTACAAACAACGAACTATCCAAGGCTAGGACGGAACCACCCCTACTCCCGCCCCGAAGCCAGCTGGCGAGAAATGCTCCTCGACCAACCGCCAACCCCGAGCATAGCGGTCAGGGATGACCTCATGCCCCTGAGGCCATTTGGGGTACTCTGCGAAGAGAGAAAGTCCGTCCTCAGACTAAAGCATCTAGAGACGCTTGTTCAG TCGTCCGTTGTGCCGCGTATCGGTCTCATGTTTACGAAGATCTTTGGAAAATCGTCACACTTATATCATGCCTAG
- a CDS encoding GMC family oxidoreductase (CAZy:AA3;~COG:E;~EggNog:ENOG410PKC0;~InterPro:IPR012132,IPR036188,IPR000172,IPR007867;~PFAM:PF05199,PF00732;~go_function: GO:0016614 - oxidoreductase activity, acting on CH-OH group of donors [Evidence IEA];~go_function: GO:0050660 - flavin adenine dinucleotide binding [Evidence IEA];~go_process: GO:0055114 - oxidation-reduction process [Evidence IEA]): protein MASTDQTWEFIVVGGGPAGCALASRLARSARRPQVLLLEAGPRKDDPLLRVDGQRWQTFMNGDLNWGYKTTPQEHCNGRQIDYSRGKVLGGSSAINFGVYTVGARDDYNQWAGLVGDDLFRWERMQARFRQLETFNGAIVDPKHSKYATPNTSDHGSQGGLKVGYAAEWEQDLPLMMDVFEQAGLTRNPDHNSGDPIGMALVINSSHQGRRVTATDLLDGAPSNLTIITETPALKLVLQGIKAVGVETTGARYFASKEVILTTGSLDTPKILMHSGLGPADQLQQFGIPVIKDIPAVGQGLRDHFFAPLCFQRNPTTNDRDAFFGNPAAMESALEQWSKDGTGPWARHSCQIGAGWLKSDRLVASEEFKALPPTVQDFLQRDTVPHYEFMTHFPLHLISPEPFKDYSYVCMLVFLMNEQSSGEVRLQSANPEDPLLFDPKFLSHPFDRRACIEIYRHALEVTKHESFQKDTVSALIAPPSDSDEDILEFWKNTLGSSWHMTGTTKMGKSGDVDAVVDSRFRVFGVENLRIADMGVVPVLTNNHTQATAYVTGLTCGDALAEEYGFDISEARL from the exons ATGGCCTCGACTGATCAGACGTGGGAATTCATCGTTGTGGGTG GTGGCCCGGCGGGTTGTGCCCTTGCCTCAAGACTTGCTCGGTCAGCGCGACGCCCTCAGGTCCTCCTGCTTGAAGCCGGCCCTCGTAAGGATGATCCATTGCTGCGTGTGGACGGCCAGCGATGGCAAACCTTTATGAATGGGGACCTGAATTGGGGCTACAAGACCACCCCACAAGAGCACTGTAATGGTCGACAGATCGACTATTCTCGGGGCAAGGTGCTGGGTGGCAGCAGTGCCATCAACTTCGGTGTCTACACCGTGGGTGCGCGAGACGACTATAACCAATGGGCTGGgcttgttggtgatgacttATTTCGCTGGGAGCGCATGCAAGCTCGATTCAGGCAGTTGGAGACGTTCAACGGTGCCATTGTGGACCCAAAGCACAGCAAATATGCGACCCCAAATACCTCGGACCACGGCTCCCAGGGGGGTCTGAAGGTCGGCTATGCGGCTGAATGGGAGCAGGATCTTCCTCtcatgatggatgtgttCGAGCAGGCTGGCCTGACTCGCAACCCTGACCACAACTCGGGAGACCCGATTGGAATGGCTTTGGTCATCAATTCATCCCACCAGGGCCGAAGAGTGACGGCAACTGATCTTTTAGATGGGGCACCATCTAATCTGACTATCATAACGGAGACGCCGGCGCTCAAGCTCGTACTTCAAGGCATCAAGGCTGTTGGTGTGGAAACCACGGGGGCAAGAT ACTTCGCATCTAAAGAAGTGATCCTAACAACCGGATCACTGGACACGCCCAAGATCCTCATGCATTCGGGACTTGGACCAGCGGACCAACTGCAACAATTTGGGATCCCCGTCATCAAGGATATACCTGCGGTAGGTCAGGGTCTTCGAGACCACTTCTTCGCACCGCTTTGCTTCCAACGGAACCCGACAACGAACGATCGCGATGCCTTTTTCGGCAACCCGGCCGCCATGGAGTCGGCACTAGAGCAATGGAGCAAAGATGGCACTGGACCATGGGCACGTCACTCGTGTCAGATTGGCGCCGGCTGGCTCAAATCGGATCGCTTGGTCGCATCTGAAGAATTCAAAGCACTGCCTCCGACTGTGCAGGATTTCCTACAACGCGACACGGTGCCGCATTATGAATTCATGACACACTTCCCACTGCATCTTATCTCTCCCGAGCCCTTCAAAGACTACAGCTACGTTTGTATGCTCGTGTTCTTGATGAACGAGCAATCCAGTGGCGAAGTACGTCTGCAGTCAGCCAACCCCGAAGACCCGCTGTTGTTTGACCCGAAGTTCCTGTCACATCCGTTCGACAGGCGCGCTTGTATTGAGATCTACCGCCATGCGCTAGAGGTAACGAAGCATGAATCTTTCCAGAAGGACACAGTGTCCGCCTTGATTGCTCCCCCGTCCGACTCGGATGAGGATATTCTTGAGTTCTGGAAGAACACACTCGGGTCCAGTTGGCACATGACTGGCACGACCAAGATGGGCAAATCCGGGGATGTCGATGCGGTCGTGGACAGCCGGTTCCGGGTATTTGGTGTCGAGAATCTGCGAATTGCTGACATGGGTGTGGTGCCTGTTTTGACCAACAACCACACGCAGGCAACCGCGTATGTTACTGGTTTGACATGCGGAGATGCGCTGGCAGAGGAATATGGATTTGATATTTCGGAGGCTCGATTGTAG
- a CDS encoding FAD-dependent oxidoreductase (COG:S;~EggNog:ENOG410PMRM;~InterPro:IPR006094,IPR036318,IPR016166,IPR012951;~PFAM:PF08031,PF01565;~SECRETED:SignalP(1-18);~go_function: GO:0016491 - oxidoreductase activity [Evidence IEA];~go_function: GO:0050660 - flavin adenine dinucleotide binding [Evidence IEA];~go_function: GO:0071949 - FAD binding [Evidence IEA];~go_process: GO:0055114 - oxidation-reduction process [Evidence IEA]) gives MLINLALLLLEISSLVRASFACRCQPSDACWPSGDEWKHLNESISGRLVRVYPIGHVCHAPFFNQASCNQLAHLQYDSNWRAEQPGALQSFNWENWPGKNESCTIEANSSSVCGQGRIPLYSAVVHSVAEIRTVVRFAKQRNIRLVIKNTGHDSTGRSGAPDSLQIFTNRLKDITFHDDFVPSQGGWEMDKVDATGVPAVTIGAGVMVGELYAAAAARGLIVVAGECSTVGVAGGYLQGGGVSTVLSPLYGLAVDHVLELEVVTAQGDIISADKNQHEDLFWALRGGGGGTYGIVTKVTMRTFRDIPSVIPTIHFTYPQANDIFWQTLTQIVGLTQSMSVNGNSGQYIVGRLPSYHWYVNWTMFVWDDNDSKLLEEQVLPFLKFLDWLGIEYQYELAEYSRISAFLTIPKQADIGGIGYLQSSVVISESFMNSIAGPSKLTASFSKLVLDPGALITVNVLGGQINLNAKDEDTSVNPMWRSSSLLVVLMQSFPPTPEAQSAAYQTLTQINTPILASIDPEGGGVYFNEADPDQSDFQNAFWGRHYGRLRQIKSKWDPDGLFMVRNGVGSEDWDVESMCRKETMAPV, from the exons ATGTTGATAAACCTAGCATTGCTGTTGCTCGAGATATCGTCTCTCGTCAGAGCCAGTTTTGCATGTCGGTGTCAACCTAGTGACGCATGCTGGCCTTCCGGGGATGAGTGGAAACACTTGAATGAATCCATCAGTGGCCGTTTGGTTCGCGTCTACCCCATTGGTCACGTATGCCATgcgcccttcttcaaccaagcCTCCTGCAATCAGCTTGCTCACTTGCAGTACGATTCTAACTGGCGCGCAGAGCAACCAG GAGCTTTGCAAAGCTTCAACTGGGAGAATTGGCCGGGAAAAAACGAAAGTTGTACCATTGAGGCAAACTCGAGCTCCGTGTGCGGGCAAGGGCGCATACCGTTATACTCTGCAGTAGTCCACTCGGTCGCCGAGATCCGCACGGTGGTCAGGTTTGCCAAGCAAAGAAATATTCGGTTGGTTATTAAGAATACGGGTCATGACTCAACTGGTCGATCAGGTGCTCCTGATTCTCTTCAGATCTTCACAAATCGCTTGAAAGACATAACCTTCCACGACGACTTCGTCCCTTCCCaaggggggtgggaaatggATAAAGTCGACGCCACTGGAGTGCCTGCTGTCACAATCGGGGCAGGAGTCATGGTAGGTGAGCTTtatgccgccgctgctgctcgggGACTTATTGTGGTAGCAGGAGAATGCTCCACGGTCGGTGTTGCTGGAGGGTATCTCCAGGGAGGTGGAGTGTCAACAGTTCTTAGTCCATTGTACGGACTGGCGGTAGACCATGTTCTGGAATTGGAAGTTGTGACGGCACAG GGCGACATAATCTCTGCAGACAAGAACCAACACGAGGATCTGTTTTGGGCCCTccggggaggcggaggaggcacTTATGGCATTGTCACCAAAGTCACGATGCGCACATTCCGAGATATCCCATCAGTTATCCCGACCATCCATTTCACCTATCCACAAGCAAATGATATCTTCTGGCAGACATTAACACAGATTGTGGGACTAACGCAATCCATGTCGGTCAACGGAAATTCTGGACAGTACATAGTAGGTCGTCTGCCGAGTTACCATTGGTACGTGAACTGGACAATGTTTGTCTGGGACGACAACGATTCAAAGTTGCTTGAAGAACAGGTTCTGCCCTTTCTGAAGTTTCTTGACTGGCTTGGTATCGAGTATCAATATGAGTTGGCCGAGTACTCCAGAATCAGCGCCTTTCTCACTATTCCCAAGCAGGCAGACATTGGCGGGATCGGATACCTGCAAAGCAGCGTAGTGATATCCGAGTCATTCATGAATAGCATCGCCGGCCCTTCAAAACTGACAGCGTCCTTTTCGAAGCTGGTATTGGATCCTGGGGCACTAATCACGGTCAATGTGCTGGGAGGGCAGATTAACCTCAACGCCAAGGACGAGGACACATCAGTCAATCCGATGTGGCGGTCATCTTCCCTCCTTGTGGTTCTGATGCAATCATTCCCGCCCACGCCCGAAGCACAATCAGCCGCATATCAAACGCTGACCCAGATCAATACACCTATCCTTGCCTCCATCGATcctgagggaggtggtgtctACTTCAACGAGGCAGATCCCGATCAGAGTGACTTTCAGAATGCTTTCTGGGGTCGCCATTATGGCCGATTGCGTCAAATCAAGAGCAAGTGGGATCCGGACGGCCTGTTCATGGTGCGGAACGGGGTTGGCAGCGAGGACTGGGATGTTGAGAGTATGTGCAGGAAGGAGACTATGGCACCGGTCTAG
- a CDS encoding uncharacterized protein (COG:S;~EggNog:ENOG410PNVX;~TransMembrane:5 (i25-49o55-87i96-116o136-154i175-197o)), with translation MWDSLSKPPEGLIGGYQGGSMAIKILMAVFCAIALYNAVELVILIFLTFTRYSGLYFWAMLLSAVLGVIPQAIGFLLEFFAIGPLWFASQTLLRRVLYLIIFDTIVLLIPTTVLTYCTIYVGTTPVIQGFNVMERLQLAWFCAQEILISIIYIVETLKLLRLRPEKDAERHKTMYELIAINLVIILLDVALLVLEYVGLYTLQTTLKAAVYSVKLKLEFGVLRKLVSLVNTRPTESSSSDQETYPTFVDPNQITGDVTRAAPAYSRRQSQYPWAAISMDSLALSDRRSQYVTSSEIERPS, from the exons ATGTGGGATTCTCTCTCCAAACCGCCCGAGGGCCTCATTGGAGGTTACCAGGGTGGTAGCATGGCCATCAAGATTTTGATGGCAGTCTTCTGTGCAATTGCTCTATATAATGCTGTCGAACTCgtcattctcatcttcctcaccttCACTCGCTACAGCGGTCTCTATTTCTGGGCCATGTTGCTCTCCGCCGTGCTTGGCGTCATCCCCCAGGCAATCGGCTTTCTGCTGGAGTTCTTCGCCATCGGGCCCCTCTGGTTTGCA AGCCAAACGCTGCTGCGGCGGGTGCTGtacctcatcatcttcgataCAATCGTCCTATTGATCCCTACAACCGTTCTCACCTATTGTACGATCTATGTCGGCACCACGCCCGTTATTCAAGGTTTCAATGTGATGGAGCGCTTGCAGCTTGCGTGGTTTTGCGCACAGGAGATTCTCATCTCGATCATTTACATCGTCGAGACTCTGAAGCTGCTACGTTTGCGGCCCGAAAAGGACGCTGAAAGGCATAAGACCATGTATGAGCTGATAGCCATCAACCTGGTGATCATTCTCTTGGATGTCGCACTCCTGGTTCTAGAGTATGTGGGACTATACACACTCCAGACCACCTTGAAGGCTGCAGTCTACAGTgtgaagctgaagctggaaTTTGGCGTCCTGAGGAAATTGGTTTCGCTGGTCAATACCCGCCCGACGGAGTCGAGCTCCTCGGATCAGGAGACCTACCCAACATTTGTTGATCCCAACCAGATCACGGGAGATGTGACACGTGCTGCCCCCGCCTACAGTCGACGGCAGTCGCAGTACCCGTGGGCAGCCATCTCCATGGACAGTCTTGCCCTATCCGATCGCCGAAGTCAGTATGTCACTTCGTCGGAAATAGAGCGACCTTCCTGA